GAAATACGCCCGAAGCGAAGGAATATTATCTTAAAGTAATTTCACTTGGCGATAGTTCAGCGCAAATTTATCAAAAGCTGGGATTTTGTTACTACTTCATTGCCTCAGCAAAAGACAGCTTTATTTCTAATGATATTTATCGGGAGAAATTTCAGAATTTCTATAAAGCTCTGGAAGCATTTGAAAAATCGTATCAAAAAGAAAAAGATAACCGTATTACTTGTTATTATGCCGGCATTGCTAACGATAAGGTTGGCTATTTTGATAAAGCAATTTACTATTTAAATGAAACTTTAAAACTTTCGCTGCCTGATAATCTTGCGGACATTTATACTTATTTAGGTAGAGCATACCAGGTTTCCCAGCATTACACGGAAGCAATTGACTCCTGTAAGAAAGCAATGTTTTATAAACCGGAACAAAAAGAATTTCTTTTTTACATCGGGCTCATTTACGATGATATGATTAAGGATAACAAAGAAGCCTTAAAGTATTATCAGGATTTTCTAAATGAAAAGGAAAATACTTATGCGGATTTAAAACAATTTGCCAGAGAAAAAATTAAAGCGCTGAATAAAAGGTGAGTTGACATTTTTATTTTATAAAGTGTCTTGAAGAATATTCTTCAGATGCTTCTCTTAATATCTGAAGACCATATGGTTCTTCGTCAAACTTAATTTTGTTATAAACATCTGATAGTTTAAGCCGGCAATCAACTGAAGGAATTAAGAAATTATTTTCAAGCGAATCATATTCTCTCAAATTCCAATCGTTTGGTTCTGATTTAATAAAATGTACAACACTAATTCTATCTTGTGCAATTAAAATATATTCTTTTAAAGAATCCAGTTTTCTATAAAACGAAAACTTCATTCCTCTGTCATACGCTTCTGTAGATTTTGATAATACTTCAAAGATAACAACTGGATTTACTAAAGTATCAGTATTTTTATCAGCAAATTTTGGCTCCCCACAAACAATAATTATATCCGGGTAAGTAAATAAATCATGTTCTTTGATATAAACTTTCAAATCAGATTGAAGCACATTGCACTTTTTCTTCCTTAATATAGGATGAAGTTTAGCAAAAATATTCCCGCATATAAGGTTATGCTTAAAACTCGCTCCGGCAAGCGCAAACAAGCGTCCTTTTTGATATTCACTTCTGCTTTCAGCGTTTCTTTCATGCTCCAGATATTCCTCAACAGTATAAAATTTATCTTTATCCACTTGCATCTTATTTTACCTCTAATTTCAATTTCAAATTACAAAGTTAGATGAAGAAATGCAACGCAGCCATTAAATCCATATTAAATGTTATTGAAATTTATTAGTGCAGAAAAGATTATAGTCTATCAGTTGTTTGAATTAAATTGTAAACCCCGCCTACCGGCTGGCAGGCGTTAAAACGGTTTTTATTTGCGTGGTTTATTAAGTAACCCACGAATTAATTCGTGGGTTGGCTAAAGAAAAGACTAGATCGTTAACTGTTTTAACAGTTTATCATTCTAAAATTTTTTAATTCACACAACCGGTTATAGTTTATAAAATACTATAAACTAAATAACCAGCTAAGAGTTATTTTATTTTAACACTACTCCCCATTCTGCAACAACAAAACCCTCTCTTGCAAATTTTGGAACTATTGGCTTAGACAAATCTATTACATTCTTTTCAGATCCTTTAATAATAAAAAAAAGGCGAAGTACATTATCAGGTGAAGGTGATATTTTTAATCTGATTATTTTATCAATATCATTTGAAAATTGTGGATATATAAAGTAGTAGGGATAAGTTATTAGTCTTTGAATCCAGTATTGAGTAAAGTCATTTATTTCTCGGTCAATGAATCCTGATTCAGAAAGTTTGGTTCTAAAGAATAAAGGAAGAGAATCTCTGTTAACAATCCAACCTGAACTGTATTGATAAATATCAGGAGTTTTAGCTTCGTAAAAAAGATAATCGTATTTGTTATCAATCTTACCGGTTGGTTCTGCTTGAACACTCCATTCTCCTAAATATGCAGGAATTGATTCAATAACAATTCCTCCCAAAGGGAACTCTAGTTTAACTGAAACAACACTTTTCACTTGCGGATAAATGTAAATGTTGGGTTTCCTAACAACTGCACCGCCACCGGTTGTATCGATAGGTTCGGTTGGTGTGGATGAATTTTTCTTACAACCTGTAGAAGAGGAGAACAATATTGCAACTACGATTAGAAAAACTACTAATAATTTTTTTTTCACAAAACCCACTCTTTTTTGTGTCGACTATTGTTTTATTGTCAGTCGAATTATTTTCTAAAGACTAATTAAATCGTTATAAATTATAAATGCCATTAAAAGAATTAGTAATACAAAACCGGTATTCTGAATTGCCATTTTAATTTTAATAGGTATTTCTTTCTTAATTATTCCTTCAACTAAAATAATGACCAAATGCCCGCCATCTAACACAGGGAAAGGTAAAATATTAAGTATCGCCAAACTTAAACTTAACATTGCAAGAAAATAAATAAATGCAGAAAATCCTGTATCTGCGGATTTAGCCGCGAATTGTGCAATTTTAACCGGTCCTCCAAAAGCGGAAGAGAATGCAACATTACCAGCAATTACATTTTTCAACATTGAAAAAGTGAGTTCTGTGTATTTGCCAATATCGGTAATTCCAAACCAGAATGATTTGAAGAAGCCATAAGATTTGTATTCAACCTTTCCTGTAAACTGCTCTCCAAATCCAATACCGATTTTTCCGGTTTTATCGGGTGTTACAGCAATCTGAATAGTATCTTTATCCCTTAAAAGAACCATTGGCAATTGCTTTTCTTTGTTTGATGAAATAATATTGGATATTTGCACGTCTTTATAAATAGGAATATTATTTATTTTTAGAAAAACATCTCCTGCTTTTAGTCCAGCTTGTTCTGCGGGAGTATTTTTTATAACACTACCAATAAATACTTTAAATCCGGTAGGGAAGATCATCAATCCTTTTTTCATATCTGGTGAAAATGAATTACGCGGGATGGAAAGATTTTTTATTTCACCATTCCGTTCCAGATTAACATTTATGTCTTTTCCTATGTTATTGATGAAAAGTTTTGTATAAACATCATCCCAGAAAATAACCGGCTCATCATTTATACTGATTAATTTATCGCCCTTCTCAAATCCTGCCTTTTGAACTGGAGTGTTTTCTGCCACGTATCCAACAGTTGTAGTTTTTACATATTGTTTTGGTTGGAAAAAATTTACTGCCCAAAAAACCAGGAAGGCAAGTAAAAGATTCATTGTAACGCCGCCGCAAATTACAATTACTTTTTTCCAGGTAGATTTAGAACGGAATTCGTAAGGCTCGGGTTTTTTATCTGCAAATTTTATATCGAAACTTTCGTCTACCATTCCGGCAATTTTAACATATCCACCCAATGGAAGAAGGCTAAGTCGATAATCTGTATTTCCTTGTCCATCCCAATCTTCGGGTAAATCGCCGAATGTAAATCCGTTTAGCTTGTTCCAGCCAAATAATCTTTTACCAAATCCGATTGTAAAAATATCTACTCGCATTCCGGTTAATTTTGCAGTAACAAAATGACCGAATTCGTGAACAAAGACGATTATAACAATTGTAATTAAAAAATAGATAATATAATTCATTAAAAGTTTTCTCCAGTTAAATCAAAAAAGTTTTTCGGCAAAATCCCGTGTTTGCCTGTCGCATTCAAATATCGTTTCCATATCGGGTGATCTATGATTTTCAATTTTATTTAATGATTCCTTAATAATTTCCGGTATCCGCAGGAAACTTATCTTTCCTGCTAAAAATTTAGCAACGGCAATTTCATTTGCTGCATTTAAAACGCATGGAGTTGTACCGCCTTGTTCCATTGCATCGTAAGCTAATTTCAGACACTCAAATTTTTCCAGGTTTGGTTCAAAGAAAGTCAGATTCTTTATTAATGGCAACTTTGTAACCACATGCCTGCTTCTTAATCTTTCAGGAAAAGAAAGAGCGTATTGAATTGGAATCTTCATATCGGGTAAACTCATCTGCGCCTTTATTGAACCATCAATATATTCAACCATTGAATGAATAATTGATTGAGGGTGAACCACAACTTCAATTTTATTTCTGCTTAAACCGAACAACCAATTAGCCTCAATAACTTCAAGTCCTTTGTTCATCATCGAAGCACAATCGATTGTAATTTTGTTACCCATCTTCCAGTTTGGATGATTTAGTGCTTCCTTAACCGTAACTTTACTCAAAGCATCTTGATCCAGATTCAGAAAAGGTCCACCAGAAGCTGTGATGATTAACTTTTCAATTTCTTCAACTTTTTCTCCAACAATGCACTGAAAGATTGCACTATGTTCGGAATCAACCGGGATTATTTCTGCATTATATTTTTTTGCAAGTTTGGTTATTAGTTCGCCGGCGACTACCAATGTTTCTTTATTTGCAAGAGCAATTCTTTTACTAAGCTTAATTCCCTCAATTGTTGGTGCAAGACCGGCAAAACCAACTAATGCGCTAACCAAAATATCGTAATTACCTCTTCTGGTTGATTCAACTAATCCTTCATCTCCACCAAGCACTTCACACTTACCGGCAAGATTTTGCCTAAGTTTAGATGCGGCTATTTCATCCTTAACTACAACAATAGATGGCTCAAATTCTTTTACCTGTTCTTCTATAAGTTGAATATTAGAATTTGCGGTTAAACCTTCAATCTTAAATTTATCCGGAAATGCCCTGATTACATTTAAGGTATTAACACCAATTGAACCCGTTGAACCGAGTATAAAAACTTTCTTCATTATTAAATTATTTTTCAATCAAAAGTTAGCTAAGATTCGTTTCTTAATCAATGTTAAAGATAATGATTGCAAAGTTGATAATTTTAACAAGAATTATGAAGAAGTAATTCTTTACAAAGGATTTGGCAGAAGTCAAATCACAACCGGAAAATTCTAAAATCCAATACCTCATTGTGGGATCAAAATCCAAATAAAATCTAAATTCCAAATACTAATTTCTAATTTTCAAATCCCAATTTCCAATTTTCAAATCCCAATCATCAGTCTATAAGCGGTTTATGTTTGAGATTTTAATATTGACATTCCTTTGATCCAGCTAAGCTGGATTGGCAATTGTTATTTTGAACTTCTAAAAGAATCTGTGTGTAATTGCCAGCAGAAAATTTATCAGGACTAAAATGTTAATGACAGTTACAATCTTCCATAAACCACGCAGCTTTTCATAAAAAGATGGTAGAAGTTCAACTGAAGATTCAAAATCATCGCTCAATTCCGTCCTTACTTTTTTTGCTTTTGGAATTAAAACGGCAAAAGTTAATATGATAAGAATTACCATTATAACTTGCTTGGTTGCCAACCAGTGATTTACTGAGAATTGAAAGAATGAATAATATGGTAGTACAGAAATTAAAATTATTCCTGTAATCAAAATTCCAGTCATTCCAATTATACCAGTTGTATTTGTTAGTTTTAAGTATACTGAAAGTAATTTGCGTTCACCAGATTTTCCTTTAGAAGCTGAAATGAATTGACGAAGGATTAAATCGGCAGGTAGCAGGCTTAACCAAATAACTGCGGAAAGAATATGAACAACTAATAGAATAGCCTGAAGTGTCATGAAAATTCCTTTAATGAATTTATAATAAAATTTTATTTAAAAATAAGCATTATGAAAATGAAAATCTTCTTATTAATTTGCGTTCGGGTATTTAAGCTATCAGTTGTTTGTAATCTGAATTTGGTTTCCGAAAATAAATCTGGTCTTCATTTGTTAAATTGTTGAATTGCTAAATTGTTTTAAGATTTATATTGATGTTGTTTCTATCTTCCGGAAAAAGATCATTCATAATAAAAGACCATAAAACTTTTTCAAATTAAATATTGAGATAACCTTGGAAAAGAAAAGGCTGCTATTTATCGATTTGCTACGTGGCTGGGCTCTGCTTGTAATGATTGAGGTTCACGTCTTTAACGCAATGTTACAACCGACTATCAGAGCTTCGGGATGGTGGTCCATTCTTAATTTTATCAATGGACTGGTGGCTCCCTCATTCTTATTTATCTCCGGTTTTGCGTTTATGATAGCAAGCCAGCGGAAGCTAAACGATTTTAAGAAATTCAAATTTGATTTCTGGCGCCAGATTGGAAGAATATTTTTAATCTGGGGAGTTGGTTATTCTCTTCACATTCCATTTTTGTCCTTACAGAAAATTAAAGCGGAAGCCACTCCGGAACTAATGCGGCAATTCTATGCGGTTGATGTTTTGCAATGCATCGTATTCGGTTTATTGATGATGTTTCTTCTCCGCCTGATTATTAAAAAAGAAAAAATTTATAACATAATAATCTCTTCCCTTGCTTTTGTTTTTGCTGGCGTAGCCCCATTTGTTGATAAGATTGATTTCACTCAATGGATGCCATTACCCATTGCTGACTATTTTAACTCAGTTCATGGTTCTTTATTTCCACTATTTCCGTGGTTAGGATTTATGCTTGCTGGCGGAGTTATGAGTTCAATTTATATGAAGGTGAAAAATGAAAATCGTGAAGAGAAATTTCTAAAAAAATATTTATGGGGCGGAGTTGCTGCAACTGTAATTGGGATTGTAGTTTTAACTATTGATCCAATTCCAAACTTAAAACCACATCCATCTTTTTTTCTTGAACGGTTAGGAATTGTGGTTTTATTGTTGATTGGGCTTAGATATTATGAGAAATGGCGCAACACCCATAAATCATTTGTACTTGATGTTGGGCGGGAATCGCTATTAGTTTACTGGCTGCATCTACAAGTGATTTATAGAAAAATTTGGAATGGCAGGAGTTTAGAAGAAATTATTAATAACCACTTAAATGTGCTTGAGGCATTCTCAGCCACAATCCTGCTTGCAATTCTTATGATTGTTACAGCAATTATTTGGGGAAAGTTTAAGAAAATTTTTAAGAAAGAAGCACAGGTTGTTGTGGTTAGCACTGTTTTGATAGTAATACTCTGGCTCCTTGTAAAATAGAGTCCTGGAATGAACTATTCAATGGAAGTCAAATTTTTATAAGCTTCATCGAATTCAATTAGTAATTGCTGAAATAATTCCTCAACAGTCGGAATATTTTTTATCAACCCGGCGCCTTGTCCTGCTTCCATCATTCCCTCGTTTTCGTCTCCTTCAAAAATGCCAAGCCGTTCTCTTTTCTTGCCGAGTAATTCTTTCAGTTCTTCTTCGGAGGCACCTTTTTTTTCAACTTCAAGAATTCGTTTTGTAAATTCATTCTTAAGAAGGCGCACCAATCCAATTTTTTTCAGGATTAAAGTTGTGTCATTGTCTTTAGCTTCAACAATTTTCTTTTTATAATTCGGATGGGCTGAAGATTCCATAGTTACCGCGAACCTTGTTCCCATTTGTACACCTTTAGCACCAAGCGATAGTGATGCAAGAATTCCTCTTCCATTAACAATTCCACCAGCAGCAATCACCGGAATTTTAACTGCATCTGCGAGCATGGGAATTAAATTGAAAATTGTTATTTCATCAATTCCGTTATGTCCGCCTGCTTCAACTCCTTCGCCAACAACGGCATCGCAGCCTACGCTTTCAGCTTTAATAGCGTACTTTGTCGAGGGAACAACATGAACCACTTTAACTTTCTTGCTTTTTAACTTATCAATAAATTTTCCTGGGTGACCTGCCGATGTAAAGACTATTTGAATATTTTCATCAATTACCGTTTGAACTAATTCTGAGGCATCTTCTCTGCGCAAGGGAATGTTCACTCCAAAAGGATTTTCAGTCGCCGCTTTGCATTTTTGAATGTGTTCTTTTAGTAGTTCAGTTTTCATAGAACCGGAACCAATTAAACCCAATCCACCGCAATTAGAAACAGCGGAAGCCAAGCGCCAACCGGAAACCCAAACCATTCCAGCCTGTATTACTGGATATTTAATATTGAATAATTCTGTTACTTCATTACTGATTTTCATATTGTATAGGTTCTTTTTCTTTGCGAATCTAAATAAAAAACTTTTAACCTCAAAAGAAGATGTTTGCTTTAACCGGAAATCTACTTATCGTTTTATCTGGTTTGATATTCACAACCCTTTTTAGTAGTTTTACCTCAAAATTTTTTACATAATCACGGATAGTTTATTGCGGGCAATAATACCTGTTGCGGGATTTGGAAGCAGATTAAAACCTCATACTTATTCAATTCCCAAAGTGCTTCTTAATGTTGGTGGAAAACCAATTTTAGGACATATAATTGAAAAACTTCTTCACGAAGGTATTCAGAAAGCTACTTTTGTTATTGGTCATTTAGGAGAAATGGTTAAAGAATTTATTATAAAAACTTATCCTGAACTTCAAGCGGATTTTGTGGAGCAGAAAGAAATGCAGGGTTTGGGACACGCTATTTATATGGCTGTTCCTACTTTTGATGATAAGGAAATTTTTATAATTCTTGGCGATACTGTTTTTGATGTTAACATTACTGATGTATTTAAAAATAAACAAACTGCATTGGGTGTAAAAACAGTTGAAGATCCGAGCAGATTTGGAGTTGCTGTTGTAGAAAATGGCTTTATAATAAAACTTGTAGAAAAACCGAAGCAACCAATTTCTAAACTTGCACTTGTTGGATTGTATTATATTTCAAATGCAGACAAGCTTGTTAAATCATTAGAAGATCTTATTAAAAGAGATATTAGAACAAAAGATGAATTACAATTAACGGATGCTTTACAACTTATGCTTGATGCAGGTGAAAAGATAACAACTTTTCCTGTAGATGGTTGGTTCGATTGCGGAAAACCTGAAACATTACTTTCAACTAATCAGCATATATTAAATCAGGATAGTACACATACAGATTTGAAAGGAGTAGTAATTAACAGTCCTGTTTATATTGCACCGAGCGCAATTGTAAAAAATTCTGTCATCGGACCCTTTACAACAATTTCTGAAGGTTGTGTAATAATTGATAGTATTATCAGGAATTCGATCTTAGGCGACAATTCACATGTTGAAAAAGCCATGCTCGAAGATTCTATTATTGGAAATTCTTCAATTGTAAAAGGCAATTATAAAAGGTTAAATGCCGGGGATTCATCAGAAATAGAATTTTTTTAAGTTAAGCAGAAACAAAGGTGTTAGAATAAAAATCAAATCTTCAGCCTGCGCCTTGGTTTTAAAT
This window of the Ignavibacteriales bacterium genome carries:
- a CDS encoding nitronate monooxygenase produces the protein MKISNEVTELFNIKYPVIQAGMVWVSGWRLASAVSNCGGLGLIGSGSMKTELLKEHIQKCKAATENPFGVNIPLRREDASELVQTVIDENIQIVFTSAGHPGKFIDKLKSKKVKVVHVVPSTKYAIKAESVGCDAVVGEGVEAGGHNGIDEITIFNLIPMLADAVKIPVIAAGGIVNGRGILASLSLGAKGVQMGTRFAVTMESSAHPNYKKKIVEAKDNDTTLILKKIGLVRLLKNEFTKRILEVEKKGASEEELKELLGKKRERLGIFEGDENEGMMEAGQGAGLIKNIPTVEELFQQLLIEFDEAYKNLTSIE
- a CDS encoding 1-deoxy-D-xylulose-5-phosphate reductoisomerase, translating into MKKVFILGSTGSIGVNTLNVIRAFPDKFKIEGLTANSNIQLIEEQVKEFEPSIVVVKDEIAASKLRQNLAGKCEVLGGDEGLVESTRRGNYDILVSALVGFAGLAPTIEGIKLSKRIALANKETLVVAGELITKLAKKYNAEIIPVDSEHSAIFQCIVGEKVEEIEKLIITASGGPFLNLDQDALSKVTVKEALNHPNWKMGNKITIDCASMMNKGLEVIEANWLFGLSRNKIEVVVHPQSIIHSMVEYIDGSIKAQMSLPDMKIPIQYALSFPERLRSRHVVTKLPLIKNLTFFEPNLEKFECLKLAYDAMEQGGTTPCVLNAANEIAVAKFLAGKISFLRIPEIIKESLNKIENHRSPDMETIFECDRQTRDFAEKLF
- a CDS encoding Uma2 family endonuclease — translated: MQVDKDKFYTVEEYLEHERNAESRSEYQKGRLFALAGASFKHNLICGNIFAKLHPILRKKKCNVLQSDLKVYIKEHDLFTYPDIIIVCGEPKFADKNTDTLVNPVVIFEVLSKSTEAYDRGMKFSFYRKLDSLKEYILIAQDRISVVHFIKSEPNDWNLREYDSLENNFLIPSVDCRLKLSDVYNKIKFDEEPYGLQILREASEEYSSRHFIK
- a CDS encoding sugar phosphate nucleotidyltransferase, which encodes MRAIIPVAGFGSRLKPHTYSIPKVLLNVGGKPILGHIIEKLLHEGIQKATFVIGHLGEMVKEFIIKTYPELQADFVEQKEMQGLGHAIYMAVPTFDDKEIFIILGDTVFDVNITDVFKNKQTALGVKTVEDPSRFGVAVVENGFIIKLVEKPKQPISKLALVGLYYISNADKLVKSLEDLIKRDIRTKDELQLTDALQLMLDAGEKITTFPVDGWFDCGKPETLLSTNQHILNQDSTHTDLKGVVINSPVYIAPSAIVKNSVIGPFTTISEGCVIIDSIIRNSILGDNSHVEKAMLEDSIIGNSSIVKGNYKRLNAGDSSEIEFF
- the rseP gene encoding RIP metalloprotease RseP produces the protein MNYIIYFLITIVIIVFVHEFGHFVTAKLTGMRVDIFTIGFGKRLFGWNKLNGFTFGDLPEDWDGQGNTDYRLSLLPLGGYVKIAGMVDESFDIKFADKKPEPYEFRSKSTWKKVIVICGGVTMNLLLAFLVFWAVNFFQPKQYVKTTTVGYVAENTPVQKAGFEKGDKLISINDEPVIFWDDVYTKLFINNIGKDINVNLERNGEIKNLSIPRNSFSPDMKKGLMIFPTGFKVFIGSVIKNTPAEQAGLKAGDVFLKINNIPIYKDVQISNIISSNKEKQLPMVLLRDKDTIQIAVTPDKTGKIGIGFGEQFTGKVEYKSYGFFKSFWFGITDIGKYTELTFSMLKNVIAGNVAFSSAFGGPVKIAQFAAKSADTGFSAFIYFLAMLSLSLAILNILPFPVLDGGHLVIILVEGIIKKEIPIKIKMAIQNTGFVLLILLMAFIIYNDLISL
- a CDS encoding heparan-alpha-glucosaminide N-acetyltransferase domain-containing protein yields the protein MEKKRLLFIDLLRGWALLVMIEVHVFNAMLQPTIRASGWWSILNFINGLVAPSFLFISGFAFMIASQRKLNDFKKFKFDFWRQIGRIFLIWGVGYSLHIPFLSLQKIKAEATPELMRQFYAVDVLQCIVFGLLMMFLLRLIIKKEKIYNIIISSLAFVFAGVAPFVDKIDFTQWMPLPIADYFNSVHGSLFPLFPWLGFMLAGGVMSSIYMKVKNENREEKFLKKYLWGGVAATVIGIVVLTIDPIPNLKPHPSFFLERLGIVVLLLIGLRYYEKWRNTHKSFVLDVGRESLLVYWLHLQVIYRKIWNGRSLEEIINNHLNVLEAFSATILLAILMIVTAIIWGKFKKIFKKEAQVVVVSTVLIVILWLLVK